A single genomic interval of Macadamia integrifolia cultivar HAES 741 chromosome 6, SCU_Mint_v3, whole genome shotgun sequence harbors:
- the LOC122081300 gene encoding shaggy-related protein kinase kappa isoform X1 — MASAAGLGHGGVGSSRTANSFKGSSSSVDWLGREMLEMRLSDSRLDQDDDRDSEPDIIDGMGAEAGHVIATTIGGRNGQPRQTFTYIAEHVVGTGSFGVVFQAKCRETGEIVAIKKVLQDKRYKNRELQIMQMLDHPNIVALKHCFFSTTDREELYLNLVLEFVPETVNRISRHYNRINQRMPLIYVKLYTYQICRALAYIHNCVGICHRDIKPQNLLVNPHTHQLKLCDFGSAKVLVKGEPNISYICSRYYRAPELIFGATEYTTAIDIWSTGCVMAELLLGQPLFPGESGVDQLVEIIKVLGTPTREEIKCMNPNYTEFKFPQIKAHPWHKVFQKRLPPEAVDVVSRFLQYSPNLRCTALEACSHPFFDELRDPNTRLPNGRPLPPLFNFKPQELSGMPSDMLGRLIPEHARKQNLFMALHT, encoded by the exons ATGGCATCTGCTGCTGGACTAGGACATGGTGGTGTAGGCAGCTCGAGGACAGCTAACAGCTTCAAGGGATCATCTAGTTCAGTTGACTGGTTGGGAAGAGAAATGCTGGAGATGAGGTTAAGTGACAGCAGGTTGGACCAGGACGATGATAGA GATAGTGAACCAGATATAATTGATGGCATGGGTGCTGAGGCAGGACATGTTATAGCAACAACTATTGGTGGTCGGAATGGTCAACCGAGACAG ACATTCACTTATATAGCGGAACATGTGGTTGGAACTGGTTCCTTTGGTGTTGTTTTCCAG GCCAAATGTAGAGAAACTGGAGAAATCGTTGCTATAAAGAAGGTACTCCAAGACAAGCGCTACAAGAATAGGGAGTTACAGATCATGCAAATGCTGGATCATCCTAATATTGTCGCCCTTAAGCATTGCTTCTTTTCAACAACAGATAGGGAAGAGCTTTACCTAAATCTTGTGCTTGAGTTTGTCCCCGAGACTGTTAATCGTATTTCAAGGCACTACAATAGGATCAACCAGCGAATGCCCTTGATATATGTCAAACTCTACACTTACCAG ATTTGCAGGGCGCTTGCTTACATACATAATTGTGTCGGCATTTGTCATCGTGATATTAAGCCTCAGAACTTACTt GTCAATCCGCATACACATCAGCTGAAACTTTGCGACTTCGGAAGTGCAAAAGTATTG GTCAAAGGAGAACCTAATATTTCATACATTTGTTCAAGATATTATCGTGCCCCTGAGCTCATCTTTGGTGCAACCGAATACACAACTGCAATAGATATCTGGTCTACAGGTTGTGTAATGGCTGAATTACTCCTTGGACAG CCATTGTTTCCTGGAGAAAGTGGGGTCGATCAACTAGTTGAGATCATCAAG GTTTTGGGGACACCGACTAGGGAGGAGATAAAGTGCATGAACCCAAATTATACAGAATTTAAGTTCCCACAAATAAAAGCTCATCCATGGCACAAG GTTTTTCAGAAGCGCTTACCCCCAGAAGCTGTTGACGTGGTCTCTAGGTTCCTTCAGTACTCCCCTAATCTGCGATGCACTGCT TTAGAAGCATGCAGTCATCCTTTCTTTGATGAGTTAAGAGACCCAAACACTCGCCTGCCTAATGGAcgtcctcttcctccccttttcaatttcaaaccaCAAG AACTATCTGGCATGCCATCAGACATGCTTGGGCGCCTAATTCCAGAGCATGCTAGGAAGCAGAACTTGTTCATGGCATTGCACACATAG
- the LOC122081300 gene encoding shaggy-related protein kinase kappa isoform X2, with protein MASAAGLGHGGVGSSRTANSFKGSSSSVDWLGREMLEMRLSDSRLDQDDDRDSEPDIIDGMGAEAGHVIATTIGGRNGQPRQTFTYIAEHVVGTGSFGVVFQAKCRETGEIVAIKKVLQDKRYKNRELQIMQMLDHPNIVALKHCFFSTTDREELYLNLVLEFVPETVNRISRHYNRINQRMPLIYVKLYTYQICRALAYIHNCVGICHRDIKPQNLLVNPHTHQLKLCDFGSAKVLVKGEPNISYICSRYYRAPELIFGATEYTTAIDIWSTGCVMAELLLGQPLFPGESGVDQLVEIIKVILFSVISFLSDLQVFQKRLPPEAVDVVSRFLQYSPNLRCTALEACSHPFFDELRDPNTRLPNGRPLPPLFNFKPQELSGMPSDMLGRLIPEHARKQNLFMALHT; from the exons ATGGCATCTGCTGCTGGACTAGGACATGGTGGTGTAGGCAGCTCGAGGACAGCTAACAGCTTCAAGGGATCATCTAGTTCAGTTGACTGGTTGGGAAGAGAAATGCTGGAGATGAGGTTAAGTGACAGCAGGTTGGACCAGGACGATGATAGA GATAGTGAACCAGATATAATTGATGGCATGGGTGCTGAGGCAGGACATGTTATAGCAACAACTATTGGTGGTCGGAATGGTCAACCGAGACAG ACATTCACTTATATAGCGGAACATGTGGTTGGAACTGGTTCCTTTGGTGTTGTTTTCCAG GCCAAATGTAGAGAAACTGGAGAAATCGTTGCTATAAAGAAGGTACTCCAAGACAAGCGCTACAAGAATAGGGAGTTACAGATCATGCAAATGCTGGATCATCCTAATATTGTCGCCCTTAAGCATTGCTTCTTTTCAACAACAGATAGGGAAGAGCTTTACCTAAATCTTGTGCTTGAGTTTGTCCCCGAGACTGTTAATCGTATTTCAAGGCACTACAATAGGATCAACCAGCGAATGCCCTTGATATATGTCAAACTCTACACTTACCAG ATTTGCAGGGCGCTTGCTTACATACATAATTGTGTCGGCATTTGTCATCGTGATATTAAGCCTCAGAACTTACTt GTCAATCCGCATACACATCAGCTGAAACTTTGCGACTTCGGAAGTGCAAAAGTATTG GTCAAAGGAGAACCTAATATTTCATACATTTGTTCAAGATATTATCGTGCCCCTGAGCTCATCTTTGGTGCAACCGAATACACAACTGCAATAGATATCTGGTCTACAGGTTGTGTAATGGCTGAATTACTCCTTGGACAG CCATTGTTTCCTGGAGAAAGTGGGGTCGATCAACTAGTTGAGATCATCAAGGTGATACTATTTTCGGTGATTAGCTTTCTTAGTGACCTTCAG GTTTTTCAGAAGCGCTTACCCCCAGAAGCTGTTGACGTGGTCTCTAGGTTCCTTCAGTACTCCCCTAATCTGCGATGCACTGCT TTAGAAGCATGCAGTCATCCTTTCTTTGATGAGTTAAGAGACCCAAACACTCGCCTGCCTAATGGAcgtcctcttcctccccttttcaatttcaaaccaCAAG AACTATCTGGCATGCCATCAGACATGCTTGGGCGCCTAATTCCAGAGCATGCTAGGAAGCAGAACTTGTTCATGGCATTGCACACATAG
- the LOC122081824 gene encoding aspartate carbamoyltransferase 3, chloroplastic isoform X2 has product MSSSPVCPCSLHKGAVGFRVAAISATKWHQQFCCFFSSVPCKPSPISLSNSVSISRFFPENRLPWGHTGRSLPINENQCNAISFENPCSFQVGEKFQLEDVIEAQQFDRSILSAIFEVAREMENIEKNSPRSQILKGYLMATLFYEPSTRTRLSFESAMKHLGGEVLTTENAREFSSAAKGETLEDTIRTIEGYSDIIVMRHFESGAARRAAATASIPVINAGDGPGQHPTQDDIKDYLMSKGIEWEESDDLMEVASKCDVVYQTRIQRERFGERIDLYEEAQGKYIVDRDVLRIMQKHAVVMHPLPRLDEITVDVDADPRAAYFRQAKNGLYIRMALLKLLLVGW; this is encoded by the exons ATGTCTTCGTCTCCTGTTTGTCCTTGTTCCTTGCACAAAGGTGCAGTTGGTTTTAGGGTAGCTGCTATTTCTGCAACAAAATGGCACCAACAGTTTTGCTGCTTTTTTTCTAGTGTCCCATGTAAACCATCACCTATTTCTCTATCAAATTCTGTTTCTATATCACGGTTCTTCCCTGAGAATCGATTGCCATGGGGACACACGGGAAGAAGCTTACCAATTAATGAAAACCAGTGCAATGCAATAAGCTTTGAAAACCCATGTTCATTTCAAGTAGGGGAAAAGTTTCAACTCGAGGATGTGATTGAGGCACAACAGTTTGATAGAAGTATCTTGAGTGCCATATTTGAAGTGGCGCGTGAGATGGAGAACATTGAGAAGAACTCTCCTAGAAGCCAGATTTTGAAGGGTTATCTAATGGCTACTTTGTTCTACGAACCTTCAACAAGAACAAGGCTTTCCTTTGAGTCTGCCATGAAGCATTTGGGTGGAGAAGTTTTGACAACAGAAAATGCACGTGAGTTTTCATCAGCAGCAAAAGGAGAAACCTTGGAAG ATACTATAAGAACCATTGAAGGGTACTCGGATATTATAGTGATGAGGCATTTTGAAAGTGGTGCTGCCCGAAGGGCAGCAGCTACAGCAAGCATTCCTGTTATTAATGCTGGGGATGGGCCAGGGCAGCATCCAACACAG GATGACATAAAAGACTATCTGATGTCAAAGGGGATTGAATGGGAAGAGAGTGATGATCTGATGGAAGTAGCTTCTAAGTGTGATGTGGTCTATCAGACACGTATTCAGCGAGAAAGATTTGGGGAGAGAATTGACCTGTATGAAGAAGCCCAAGGGAAGTATATTGTTGATCGAGATGTGTTGCGCATAATGCAAAAGCATGCTGTTGTCATGCATCCCCTCCCAAGGCTTGATGAG ATAACTGTGGATGTTGATGCGGATCCAAGGGCTGCGTACTTTAGACAGGCCAAGAATGGTCTCTACATTCGGATGGCTCTTTTGAAGCTTCTGCTTGTTGGTTGGTGA
- the LOC122081825 gene encoding protein PATRONUS 2-like: protein MANIRAHGQLILQDQYLGIHRKGASVDGKVKNSKEAKKKGAGGLGNRKALIDITNSSCLRQEASSKKKKNLKEFNIAEEMCLHDHRKCMEERTVAMDRYRQDKFLLDFETVSPVASPKSKTSKAGVDSPPRSPELMPSPELPKSSWLNRDSPNLWESPPSPVRFELLIVDFVFKPDANN from the exons ATGGCAAACATTCGGGCACATGGACAGTTgatccttcaagatcaatatTTGGGCATTCATCGTAAAG gGGCTTCTGTTGATGGAAAAGTGAAGAATTCTAAAGAAGCTAAGAAGAAAGGTGCAGGGGGACTTGGTAATCGGAAAGCCCTCATTGATATTACCAACTCATCTTGCCTTCGTCAAGAGGCctcatcaaagaagaagaagaatttgaaggaGTTCAATATTGCTGAAGAAATGTGTTTGCACGATCACAGAAAGTGCATGGAGGAACGGACAGTAGCTATGGATCGTTATCGCCAGGATAAGTTTCTTTTAGATTTTG AGACAGTATCTCCAGTGGCATCTCCAAAGTCCAAAACATCTAAG GCTGGTGTTGATAGCCCTCCCAGGTCTCCAGAGTTGATGCCATCACCTGAACTGCCAAAGTCTTCATGGTTGAACAGGGACTCTCCAAATCTGTGGGAGTCTCCTCCTTCTCCTGTACGATTTGAGCTACTTAttgttgattttgttttcaagcCAGATGCCAACAATTAA
- the LOC122081824 gene encoding aspartate carbamoyltransferase, chloroplastic isoform X1 has protein sequence MSSSPVCPCSLHKGAVGFRVAAISATKWHQQFCCFFSSVPCKPSPISLSNSVSISRFFPENRLPWGHTGRSLPINENQCNAISFENPCSFQVGEKFQLEDVIEAQQFDRSILSAIFEVAREMENIEKNSPRSQILKGYLMATLFYEPSTRTRLSFESAMKHLGGEVLTTENAREFSSAAKGETLEDTIRTIEGYSDIIVMRHFESGAARRAAATASIPVINAGDGPGQHPTQALLDVYTIGREIGKLDGIKVGLVGDLANGRTVRSLAYLLSKYQDVKIYFVAPDVVKMKDDIKDYLMSKGIEWEESDDLMEVASKCDVVYQTRIQRERFGERIDLYEEAQGKYIVDRDVLRIMQKHAVVMHPLPRLDEITVDVDADPRAAYFRQAKNGLYIRMALLKLLLVGW, from the exons ATGTCTTCGTCTCCTGTTTGTCCTTGTTCCTTGCACAAAGGTGCAGTTGGTTTTAGGGTAGCTGCTATTTCTGCAACAAAATGGCACCAACAGTTTTGCTGCTTTTTTTCTAGTGTCCCATGTAAACCATCACCTATTTCTCTATCAAATTCTGTTTCTATATCACGGTTCTTCCCTGAGAATCGATTGCCATGGGGACACACGGGAAGAAGCTTACCAATTAATGAAAACCAGTGCAATGCAATAAGCTTTGAAAACCCATGTTCATTTCAAGTAGGGGAAAAGTTTCAACTCGAGGATGTGATTGAGGCACAACAGTTTGATAGAAGTATCTTGAGTGCCATATTTGAAGTGGCGCGTGAGATGGAGAACATTGAGAAGAACTCTCCTAGAAGCCAGATTTTGAAGGGTTATCTAATGGCTACTTTGTTCTACGAACCTTCAACAAGAACAAGGCTTTCCTTTGAGTCTGCCATGAAGCATTTGGGTGGAGAAGTTTTGACAACAGAAAATGCACGTGAGTTTTCATCAGCAGCAAAAGGAGAAACCTTGGAAG ATACTATAAGAACCATTGAAGGGTACTCGGATATTATAGTGATGAGGCATTTTGAAAGTGGTGCTGCCCGAAGGGCAGCAGCTACAGCAAGCATTCCTGTTATTAATGCTGGGGATGGGCCAGGGCAGCATCCAACACAG GCACTTTTGGATGTATACACAATTGGAAGAGAGATAGGGAAATTAGATGGCATCAAAGTTGGACTTGTTGGGGATCTTGCCAACGGGAGGACTGTCCGCTCGCTGGCTTATCTGCTATCCAAGTACCAAGATGTGAAAATCTACTTTGTTGCACCAGATGTAGTaaagatgaaa GATGACATAAAAGACTATCTGATGTCAAAGGGGATTGAATGGGAAGAGAGTGATGATCTGATGGAAGTAGCTTCTAAGTGTGATGTGGTCTATCAGACACGTATTCAGCGAGAAAGATTTGGGGAGAGAATTGACCTGTATGAAGAAGCCCAAGGGAAGTATATTGTTGATCGAGATGTGTTGCGCATAATGCAAAAGCATGCTGTTGTCATGCATCCCCTCCCAAGGCTTGATGAG ATAACTGTGGATGTTGATGCGGATCCAAGGGCTGCGTACTTTAGACAGGCCAAGAATGGTCTCTACATTCGGATGGCTCTTTTGAAGCTTCTGCTTGTTGGTTGGTGA
- the LOC122081300 gene encoding shaggy-related protein kinase kappa isoform X4 produces MASAAGLGHGGVGSSRTANSFKGSSSSVDWLGREMLEMRLSDSRLDQDDDRDSEPDIIDGMGAEAGHVIATTIGGRNGQPRQTFTYIAEHVVGTGSFGVVFQAKCRETGEIVAIKKVLQDKRYKNRELQIMQMLDHPNIVALKHCFFSTTDREELYLNLVLEFVPETVNRISRHYNRINQRMPLIYVKLYTYQICRALAYIHNCVGICHRDIKPQNLLVNPHTHQLKLCDFGSAKVLVKGEPNISYICSRYYRAPELIFGATEYTTAIDIWSTGCVMAELLLGQPLFPGESGVDQLVEIIKVLGTPTREEIKCMNPNYTEFKFPQIKAHPWHKVFQKRLPPEAVDVVSRFLQYSPNLRCTALEACSHPFFDELRDPNTRLPNGRPLPPLFNFKPQELSGMPSDMLGRLIPEHARKQNLFMALHT; encoded by the exons ATGGCATCTGCTGCTGGACTAGGACATGGTGGTGTAGGCAGCTCGAGGACAGCTAACAGCTTCAAGGGATCATCTAGTTCAGTTGACTGGTTGGGAAGAGAAATGCTGGAGATGAGGTTAAGTGACAGCAGGTTGGACCAGGACGATGATAGA GATAGTGAACCAGATATAATTGATGGCATGGGTGCTGAGGCAGGACATGTTATAGCAACAACTATTGGTGGTCGGAATGGTCAACCGAGACAG ACATTCACTTATATAGCGGAACATGTGGTTGGAACTGGTTCCTTTGGTGTTGTTTTCCAG GCCAAATGTAGAGAAACTGGAGAAATCGTTGCTATAAAGAAGGTACTCCAAGACAAGCGCTACAAGAATAGGGAGTTACAGATCATGCAAATGCTGGATCATCCTAATATTGTCGCCCTTAAGCATTGCTTCTTTTCAACAACAGATAGGGAAGAGCTTTACCTAAATCTTGTGCTTGAGTTTGTCCCCGAGACTGTTAATCGTATTTCAAGGCACTACAATAGGATCAACCAGCGAATGCCCTTGATATATGTCAAACTCTACACTTACCAG ATTTGCAGGGCGCTTGCTTACATACATAATTGTGTCGGCATTTGTCATCGTGATATTAAGCCTCAGAACTTACTt GTCAATCCGCATACACATCAGCTGAAACTTTGCGACTTCGGAAGTGCAAAAGTATTG GTCAAAGGAGAACCTAATATTTCATACATTTGTTCAAGATATTATCGTGCCCCTGAGCTCATCTTTGGTGCAACCGAATACACAACTGCAATAGATATCTGGTCTACAGGTTGTGTAATGGCTGAATTACTCCTTGGACAG CCATTGTTTCCTGGAGAAAGTGGGGTCGATCAACTAGTTGAGATCATCAAG GTTTTGGGGACACCGACTAGGGAGGAGATAAAGTGCATGAACCCAAATTATACAGAATTTAAGTTCCCACAAATAAAAGCTCATCCATGGCACAAG GTTTTCCAGAAGCGCTTACCCCCAGAAGCTGTTGACGTGGTCTCTAGGTTCCTTCAGTACTCCCCTAATCTGCGATGCACTGCT TTAGAAGCATGCAGTCATCCTTTCTTTGATGAGTTAAGAGACCCAAACACTCGCCTGCCTAATGGAcgtcctcttcctccccttttcaatttcaaaccaCAAG AACTATCTGGCATGCCATCAGACATGCTTGGGCGCCTAATTCCAGAGCATGCTAGGAAGCAGAACTTGTTCATGGCATTGCACACATAG
- the LOC122081300 gene encoding shaggy-related protein kinase delta isoform X3: MASAAGLGHGGVGSSRTANSFKGSSSSVDWLGREMLEMRLSDSRLDQDDDRDSEPDIIDGMGAEAGHVIATTIGGRNGQPRQTFTYIAEHVVGTGSFGVVFQAKCRETGEIVAIKKVLQDKRYKNRELQIMQMLDHPNIVALKHCFFSTTDREELYLNLVLEFVPETVNRISRHYNRINQRMPLIYVKLYTYQICRALAYIHNCVGICHRDIKPQNLLVNPHTHQLKLCDFGSAKVLVKGEPNISYICSRYYRAPELIFGATEYTTAIDIWSTGCVMAELLLGQPLFPGESGVDQLVEIIKVLGTPTREEIKCMNPNYTEFKFPQIKAHPWHKVFQKRLPPEAVDVVSRFLQYSPNLRCTALEACSHPFFDELRDPNTRLPNGRPLPPLFNFKPQGSEYFNA, translated from the exons ATGGCATCTGCTGCTGGACTAGGACATGGTGGTGTAGGCAGCTCGAGGACAGCTAACAGCTTCAAGGGATCATCTAGTTCAGTTGACTGGTTGGGAAGAGAAATGCTGGAGATGAGGTTAAGTGACAGCAGGTTGGACCAGGACGATGATAGA GATAGTGAACCAGATATAATTGATGGCATGGGTGCTGAGGCAGGACATGTTATAGCAACAACTATTGGTGGTCGGAATGGTCAACCGAGACAG ACATTCACTTATATAGCGGAACATGTGGTTGGAACTGGTTCCTTTGGTGTTGTTTTCCAG GCCAAATGTAGAGAAACTGGAGAAATCGTTGCTATAAAGAAGGTACTCCAAGACAAGCGCTACAAGAATAGGGAGTTACAGATCATGCAAATGCTGGATCATCCTAATATTGTCGCCCTTAAGCATTGCTTCTTTTCAACAACAGATAGGGAAGAGCTTTACCTAAATCTTGTGCTTGAGTTTGTCCCCGAGACTGTTAATCGTATTTCAAGGCACTACAATAGGATCAACCAGCGAATGCCCTTGATATATGTCAAACTCTACACTTACCAG ATTTGCAGGGCGCTTGCTTACATACATAATTGTGTCGGCATTTGTCATCGTGATATTAAGCCTCAGAACTTACTt GTCAATCCGCATACACATCAGCTGAAACTTTGCGACTTCGGAAGTGCAAAAGTATTG GTCAAAGGAGAACCTAATATTTCATACATTTGTTCAAGATATTATCGTGCCCCTGAGCTCATCTTTGGTGCAACCGAATACACAACTGCAATAGATATCTGGTCTACAGGTTGTGTAATGGCTGAATTACTCCTTGGACAG CCATTGTTTCCTGGAGAAAGTGGGGTCGATCAACTAGTTGAGATCATCAAG GTTTTGGGGACACCGACTAGGGAGGAGATAAAGTGCATGAACCCAAATTATACAGAATTTAAGTTCCCACAAATAAAAGCTCATCCATGGCACAAG GTTTTCCAGAAGCGCTTACCCCCAGAAGCTGTTGACGTGGTCTCTAGGTTCCTTCAGTACTCCCCTAATCTGCGATGCACTGCT TTAGAAGCATGCAGTCATCCTTTCTTTGATGAGTTAAGAGACCCAAACACTCGCCTGCCTAATGGAcgtcctcttcctccccttttcaatttcaaaccaCAAGGTAGTGAATATTTCAATGCCTAG